TAAGAAGTTAGTATATCAGTTGCTTGTACAGATCCACAGGCTGCATGGGATCTCTGCTCCAGTTCCTGGAGCAGtggctcctgctcctctttATGGGCCTGGCTGTCTGCAGGACACATcttcacatctttttttcctctctcacagctgctgcgCAGCATTTCTTACCCCTCCTTAAATTTATCAGAGAGGAAGCACCAGCTTGGCTGATGGCTCATCTGTGGCCCCTGGCGGGTCTGCTGCAACTGGCTGTGTCTGACAGAGGGGCACCTCCTGGGCTCTACACACCAAGGccacccctgcaggccccaTGCTACCACATCCTTGCCACCGAAACCCAGTACACCTCTTTTCCAAACAAGAGGTGGGTGTAAATTCAATGACGCACTAATAAAGTAGTTTTTAACTTCAAAGCTTGATACATTCATCCTGTAAAACAGGCCACAGGGGTATAATGTGGCAAACTAAAACAATCTTCATCGGGCAGTTTCTCTGAGAACTTTGATTCTCTCAGACAACCTGCTTGAATTCTGGTTATTTACTGTCAATGGCTTTAAGTCAGAAATAGTTATTTTCCACAGGAGTAACTTCAAGTAAAGTTGAATACACTTGTCTTTTAATTACAGGTACAACAGCAGTGAAATTGTAATACAAAATTAGCACGTAAGATTTGCATAGAGAGAATTACTACTAAAGAAGTACAAACTTCTAAAATTTTGCAGCTAAAAAGATTTAACTGCTAAACAACAGTAGCACAGTAGTAAGATACTAATATTAAGAATGTTAGCATATCAGTTAATATATGTGTTTACTTGTACAGCTCCAAAACCTGAACAGCAGAAGGCTGATCAGGATGGACTTGGCTTATATCATTgccacagaaccacagaaaaatattaacttgaaacacagtttttatttattttaacatagaTTAAGCAggttttttataataaaaaaaagctttaagtaTCCCCTTATAACAATAATGGATTTTGATGTCAGATCACAACAGGCCTGTAGGTATGATAGACATTAATCTGTAACCAGTAGCTACAATGCAGACTAAGCTTAATGCTGGGACCCTTGAACTTGAAGGATTTCCTTCTATAACTTCAAGATTAGTTTCAACTCTAAAATGGAAATTCAAGCTGCATTCACTAAAATCTCCAGCTTTCCAAGTAACTTTTGCAATTATTGCACTTGTACTGGTTTTATTGGCTTAGTAAAGCCGTTCTAAAGCAACAGTTTAATATTTGTACATTTTAAAGCACTTGATTTTATctacaaaggaaataaagacaataaAGCCACAATTTATTTCAACTTAATTGTGAATATTCTTAATTTTCAGAGTTTAAATGTATGTGCATTTCAGTAACTACACTAGAAAAGCAACAGATGCTGTAACTACCCTATGATGACTAGTTTGGTCCATGTCAGTTATCAAGTGAtgttataaaaaataaactagtttattttgtataaaatgAGTAATGTTGCATTTTTGTTCAGATTGCACAGTACAAACAAGCTAATATCTAAATTAATACTGTTACAGGTAGTTATTACATAGGGACAGCAGCTAGAAAAAATAAGTACCTCAAAGCAACAGACTTCTGCAGCCAGCTTTCCATAACAGTGTATGAAAGTTAAATGTCTTAGTTACAAGTATGCATATtataaaatgtttgaaaaatgtttgtatGAGCTGTTAAACTAATTTTCCATAGCAAGAGTATATGATgggtatttacatttttaaaaaatcattttttcagaaaagaatttacagtgaaataaataacCTTCAGCAATCCCTTAAACCCAACTACAAGATCTGTAACTGGCAGTAAAAAACAGGTAAGCCACCTTGTGTCAATGTTAGGTCAGTAAAGTATGCCTCATCCAGAAAGAAGTGCAACTCTGCTTTAACTTTACTAGTAATCTAGAAACATGCACAATACATATTGGTACCTTCAAATATGGTACAACCTTGAGTATTTGTACAAGAGTATTCACAAAAACATACAATATATTTTACAGTCCTTTAATACAAAATATCGATATCAAACCAATCTGAGCTGCATTGATCAGACATTTCTTAGGCAGGCAAGCTGCAAAGGATATTGGTTTTTAAAGTTAATCCCCTCTTCACCTTTTAATCTCAAAGAAAGACAAGTAGTTTCTCCAGAACATGTGTTGGTTATGTAAAGGTACTGATGAACATTAGCTAAACCTGCCTCCATATGTATTCACTGTCTCTCAACACTATTAAATATCAAAACCTAAAGCTGCAGTCTGAagattgcttaaaaaaaaccccaaacaatctTGTCTCCTTTTGACGTCATTAGAGGAAACTGCTGCTTAGTTATCCCCACTAAAGATTtcaagactgaaataaaaagaaaaaaaacaaaagagttCAAATCCAAAAACATGGAAGCATGTCGAAGAGCTGGTTTGCTTCCTTTCACACCTGATGCTTGGGAAGTTGCTCATCTTCCGTTTAAGACACAATACAGTCATAACTGCCTTCTTGGAATGAATCCTCAACCTCTTTCTTAGACTCGTCCTCTTCATGCCTGCTCACATTGCTGTTGCCAGCATCACTCTGAGGATTAGTGCTGTGGCTAGATGAAGTCCTGCTTTCCTCAGTTCTGGGGTTCACTTGTTCAGTAACCTTAGAAGGATTCACTGGCTGAAAAGCTTCAGGCTGTACTTGCTCTTCTGCTATTTCACTTAGTTTCTGGATCTGTGGTTTGATGATGTTGAGAAATGGCTTGTACCCAGGGCTGGGAAAATAACGGTATAGAACACCAtgagtgaattaaaaaaatagtactCCTGTCATATgcttgaaaagcagcttttcctggCAGATGTTTAATATAAATGACTATCTTCTATAGTCCTTCCTGTACAGaaacatctttttgtttttttggggtttttttttgtttggttttttttttgtttgtttgtttttgttttgtgttttttttttgttgttttttaaaatagaggGGAAAAGGCAATGATAATCAAACAATAAAAGCTGGGGCATGTGTTggtttggttccccccccccccagtttgaTCACAACTGTATTAAGTGACTGTCCCACAATTTTATGCAGAAGTGCTTTTAAATAACTGTTTCAGCTAGGGCTGAGATAACTCATTTATCTTTTAGGTAACTAATTGTCTACAACTGGAATGAAAATGATGGTGGGAAATACACTTACCAATCTGTAGAAGCCCATTTGTCAACAGCATATAGGCCAGCCTTGATATTCTGACAGATTTCTCCATCAACATCAGAGGATTGCATTATACTGAAAACCTGGTTGATTACTGAAGATTCTCTGAGGATAAGGCCTATGATAACACACCAATCCAGACATCCCGCTTCCATGAAGATATGTAGCAAGTACCTACATGGAAAAACAGTCTACTTACTTCTTTTTCCACTCTGAAGACAAAATTCCAGTGTGATTTTGTAAACAGTGTTTCTTTCCTCCTAATGCTGCGTACTAGTAATTTTAACTTTCAAATGCAAAGATGACGTTACTTACCGCAGCTGGACCTGTGACTTGTGCGGCCCTTTACTAGCCAGTTCTAGAGAGATATGTTCAAGCTCTGACTGAGTTAAACTTTGACTGGAGAAGTTTTCATCCACCATGGTCCAGTCACCATCCACCATAGAACTTGTTTCAGTCAGGTCCGTTGCTGAACCAATGCTGCATTCGTCACCTATCAAAAACACTCAGAACcataagggaaaaagaaactgcttACTTTAATAAGACTCAGAATTTCTGAACTACTTCCTGTAGAGATGGAAAAATTACACAGTAATGCTTTGATGTGTATCACAGTGCTAAGAAGCTACTTCAGGCATACTGGCCATCCCACTTCAGCGTTCTTCTTGTCACACAGTATGGTAGAACTTTTATTGCATGAATGCAGTAGTGTTTCtatcaaataaaaatcattctgcAGAGTAAATATCAGTAAGGCATCCTAAAGATGTGTTGGCAATCATTGTAAGAGCACAGTGACAGCTTCTTACATAGAATTAAGTCTGTATGAGGGGTTGCAGTCTGTCTAAAGATACTGCTTTCTTTAACTTTGTTAAAAATGAAGGTCCAATAGCACGTTCTTTTCTTCATACAAAACCCTGAAGACTCTGAATGCTTGGCAATGTAAATATTTACCTGCACTAATTATAAAGAGAAGTGTttctaataaaaacatgaagagTAGATGTAGTCACAGAATTTTCGCAGGAACAGTAACAGCAAAGGTAAAACCATTATAGTGGTGAGTCATAAAGGCACCCACCCTCCAGAACAGTTTCCGTATCAAAGTAGATGCatcttttctgtggaaaatgtttAGGAAGTCAGATGTTAGGAAGTCAGTTATTACCTTCTTGCCCATGAATGCCACTGCTGGATTAGTTATTTgtgaaataattattattagaaTTAAGGCCACAACATTTTAAAGACTATTAATTTAGtttctcttcagaaataaaCTGCTTCAAAATGCATACCAAAGTCCATTGAACTCAAAGTTCTTCATccagctcagaaaaaaaggagacacTTGTTTACAGAAACAGTGGTAGGGGAAGACAGCAGAATCAGGTAGTACaatgaagagagaaataaattttcccCATTtatattatgcttttttttcagacttctgtGGAAAACTTACTTAAATGTAATGCATTCTTGAAGTCCCTAGAAGTAGTAAGCAAGAGAAACAGGAGTGAAAATACAATGAGGCAGTGGCCAAGCACAGGAGAGAACCTCACTCCTTCATTTTATAAAGCCCATCAACTTGTTAAATAGCTCTGACTCTCACAGGAGGCCCTACCGTCTTGGGGAGATTGTAGTTCATGCTTAGGTACTTACATCTTTCCCCTAATAAAGTGGAAATCACATGACGTAGACACTATTGAAAACATCGCTCTACGCTTCAGGACAAGAGGGAGTAAAAATAGAGATGAATGGTTAGACAAACATTTCCTGTCTCTGACTGTGGTCAGAAAAGATGCATAGAGAATAAAATTCCTCATTTTATTTCCGTAAGCTGATCATATATTTGAGCTGTTAGAAAAGCAATTCATATAAAGCCataggaaaaatgaaaactataCAGGACTATAATTTCTTCAACTTCCTCAAGAGAGAACGTATCCAGTATTTGTCTAAAGAAATCCAAAAGCACAAAGTTAATACATTAGAACAGCGCCAACCTGTGCAAGAGGCCGATCCCTGCAAGAGgcaaagatagaaaaaaaacctcagaacgCTATTCCGAGCCGGCTcgaaaaaatactaaatttcaAGTTACCAACAGAGACAGGAACTTCAGCAAATATCAGTTTCATATTCTACTTCAAGGACTTAAAGATGTATAACATGGGCATTATCCTTCTGTTGTAAAAATTTCAGTTCACTTTTCAACAGcccttttttcctctaaattaTCGTTTATCAGCAGTTGAGAAGCAATAATACAGCAGTGGCATGCAAGTGCGTATTTCCAGGTGCATTTTTCCAATAAGCAGACAGAAGGATGAGTCACTAACCTTTACTtagcaaaggagaaaggaatgCATCTTGCATGTGTGGCCCATGGGATGAAACTGTGTCAATCTCTCTCTGAGAGGAGCTGATGGTGCCAAGCCAGCTGCGACTCCGAGGTGTGTTTGAAACCCGTGTGTCCATTTCCATGTTTACAAAGGTGTCTGCAGACTGAGATTTTAGCAGTTGCTCCCccacagctaaaaaaaaaaaagaagaagaaccCACCAAAGCGAAGTCAGGTAACCATCAAAAAGGAAATTTGGAAAGTCCTCTCCAAGCATTTTAGGAAGCTAAAACTTTTATCTAAATCAATATTCAATTAGTTTGCTGAGGGATCACCAAAAGCAAGGGGATGCAGCAAGTTTAGGTACTTCAAGAATTTCTGATCAGCTTTTTATGTCAACACTGGCATAAAAGAAATATCAGCTGATAAAGTGGTAGCATCAATAGAACTAATTAATGGGGCTGCTACTACCAAAAAGAGGAAGACTTGGCAGCTAGTATCAACTTTACTTTCAGAAGATAAACTAGTGAACTGAGAGATTAATAATACAAAGGAAGTTTACAGCAAGTCCTCAAAATTCTTACACTTTAATATACAgcaaatttcaaatatttggaACATTAcccttttaaatataaaaaaaacttCATCAAAACCTCATTTAAAGCCTATACAAGAATATTGATTTTACTAATTTTCTGTAGCAGAATTTACATCAAAGAACAATATCCATGTTCAACTCAACATCTGCACAAGTGTTATCCAGTTCAGTGCACCTCAGAAAGTAAGAAACCTCAACAGAAACACTAGTGTAATCAAACTACAGAACAGGTGCTGTCTGTGCTAAAGAGAACCccttaaaaaaacacaccctGTGTGAGAAACCTGGGCAGGTGGCAAGCCTCAGCCTGTTCTTTGCTTGGCTGAACAGACGAAGGACAGAGTCAGACTGATGGGTGTAGGACTGCAGGAGGGAAACCTAGTCCAAATCAACTCAGATGTTACAGCACCTGTCTTGTACTTTCCATTCTTGAAAGGTGAATTAATGGATGAAGCCGGCATGACTGGTAATGGCCAGAGGAAATCCTTGTGTAGCTTTTTCAAAGCGAACACAAAATCCTCCACACGGGCAGCTCTGGCTCGCTCCTTGCACAGCCAGCTAATCAGTTCAAAGCCTAGCTGTGCAGCAAAGCAACCAAGGTCTTTCAGCTTGATTTCTTCTAGCAGACGCCGAGCATGCCGCCAGAGCATCATGTCAATGTACATGTTCTCAGCACAGTCACTGTCTTTACTCCACCTACAGACAGACCAAAGAATAATGACATTAAGACTGAAAAAACTGAGTCCTAAAGCCTGCTGGCCAACACCACAGTATATCAAGTGACTAGTGTAGTAGTGGGTTTTTATATACCAACAAAAGCAGTTTCCATCATTCCTTGTTATTTATGTTCCCTAAAAGATCCCACTGCCTCAACAGGTTAAGTgaaataaggaagaaagttACAACAGCAGCAGTGCCCATAGAGTATTGAACTAtaagcaatgcaaaaaaaaaaaaaaaaaaaaaaaaggagagacaaAAGGCAGGTGCCCATTGCAAAGGGACTTCTGAGAAACTAGTTTAGAGAACAAGTCAAGTACTAACCTAGGACCTTTCATATCAAAGCTCTTAAGATAGTATCCTCAAAGGAAAATTACTAAATAAAAGTTACTAAATAAAAGTACAAATTTGCATTTGTACTAACATTGCTTTGAAGGTCttacatgggggaaaaaaagccaaacccaagATAATAATGAATCCCAGCTCAGTGCTGCTTCTCAACATTAATACAATGTGAATTCTGTACACAGCAGTTTAAGAGGGATTCACCCCAAGGTGTAAAAGGCTTTATCTACAGCTTGGCAACACACTGCCAGATCAAGATGTGGACAGTATCACAGTGCAGTGTATGCAATGATGCTGCAGTACTCTGAGCTGTTCAAGACATATCTTTCAGCAAAACAGATCCTTCAAATACATGGCATGTGATCTCACCAGCTATTTAAATTACTACATATGCACCCAGTGGATTCCAAGGCTTTTGGTCAGCAATAAACATGTATGTGTGcctgtgtatatatacatacaaatacacacacatatatttacCATGTGTGGGAATATATTTTCCCAAGAACATATGAGAGTCAAAGTCATTACAAAAGTCAGGAGAAGACAAATGCAGAAGGATGTGGAAGGAGACTATGACAAATCTAACTCTATCATATAATGCACTTCTATAACTTAAATCGGTAAGAGAGCTAGTACGGTACCTAAAAAAGTGGGCAGTAAGAGGACATTAGTACCAATTACCTTTTTCCAGATGGGCCAGAGGGCATACTCAGTGTTTTTGTCAAGTTAAATTTGCTATGGAGATTCTCTGCTGATTGGGATAAACTAATGCTGCGATGTCTGAAGAACTCGAAGCCACTACTTGAACTAGGTTcctaaaaccaagaaaacccgGTCAAAGGATCAAACATGCTATATAATAGCTAGATTAATCATACAAGGTTTGGTGcacagtatttattatttcatcaCAAACCTGAGTTGTTGGTGTAGCTGGAGGTGTATCTGTTTCTCCAGAGCCAATGGCTTTAAGAAATCTAATCATATGACGACAAAGATCCCACTTCCCCTGCTCTAAGGCAGTATTAAATAGGAGAGTAGCGTGTTGTCTGCTTACTGCTGGAACCTCCATATTCTGCAAGTAATAAGCATAATTAAGCAATTTGCTTTTGTCATCAAGCAACAGAAGTCCTATTTAGTCAAGCCACATCATGTCAGGTTCATGTTCAAATTTCATGCTACTATTTCCCTCTTTATAACAGTAAACTATTTACATTGTATGATATTCCTACCGTTCATAACTGGACATAATCTCACCAGAAAACTTAAATATTTGTCTAATATGCGTGACTTTGGtatgacaatattttttaaatactacaaCAGTAGTAAATATCACCTCTCTTGCAAAATATGAGGTACCATTACCTGTAGGATAATAAGATAAGAGGCAGCTGTGTCCAAGTCCTGGGCCATTAAGCACTCTTCAAATAAGTCCTTCGGGTttccaacagcagcaaaaaggtAATTCCACAGGGCATATTCTGTCTTCCTAGCACAATGAACAACTGTCTGCAGGAAGAGGGGGAACTCTGTAATGAACTTTGCCACAGTGGGAAGCAGAGGGTCGGGAATGGGTTCCCGCGAGGTAGCTTCTTCTTCCAGCACTTCATGAAGCATCAGTTCTAGTACATGAGGAAAGTATGGTAATGTGGCACAGGAGTGGGCCAAAAGCAAGGCTTGTTCACCGAGGTTCCTAACCAAGAGCTGGCGTAAAATGTGATGGAGGTAGATCTGAGAGGTTCTCTCAAcaatggagaaaggaaagagaaccTCTAAGTGTTCTCTAGCACTGGTTTGAGTGTATAAACAGTCATAGAGCACAGTGTCATTAACAGCACCAAGAACCAAGGCATCTTCAAACAAAACAGCCAATGGGTATATGTTGATGTGGAAAGGCAGCATGATCCGTCTTGACAGAAAGGAATGCGGTTTTCGATGATCCCTGGGAAACAGGGGAAGCCAGACTTTCATTCCTGCCCCACCACAGCTGAGCCACAGAGCCTCCAATAAGTGGCGTTTCTGCTTGTTGATCCTGCAAGTAGTCCATACATTTTCAACAGACTGGGCTAGGACAACTGGAGCACAAAAAGGCAGCTATTTaaatagagcaaaaaaaaaaaatcagaatttgttattccttttttatttttttccctctcttcacAAGAACTCTTTTTCAGTCAAAAACTACTCTCTCcaaacattttattcttctaACAAAGAAGACACAAATCTGCTTATCCCTTAACTGCAGCCTAGCACCTGGGAAAATACCACTTACATTAActgaaaaggcatttctttctttttggtgttttttttttttttagcctccTTATACTTAATCAGGAATTCAGAGGGGTGAGAataagggagggaaaagaaaaacctgctcTCTGCTTCTTCAGTTAGCCTAAGAGTCCAACCTACAACTCACAAAATTAACTACGAACACCAAATTTACTAGTGTTTGACTGAACTGCAAACAACTCTTCACCTAAACTTTTCAGACTTTCCCAAAGTGTTTTTCATCAGCACAGAAGAATTGAAAAGTTCAGTCACTGATGTCTGTTACTGTTATTTTAAGGAACTTTGTAAACATACtctgcaaaaaattaaaatgttctatAAACATACAGAACAGTTTTAGATAGACTGGAGATTTTCTGTCATTAGTGCATACCAAATTTTGCACAGGACCTTTATGCTTAAAACTCATACGTTTAAGTGCAATACAAGTAGCACACACATATAGTAAATACTTTAGTATGTAGTTTAGCATTGGTTACTACACAATTAAGTAGTAacatttcacagatttttagaggaaaaaaaatgcaaaccacaGGATTAGTGATTTACTTCCAGCTAACAATTCAGCCTGTAAATGTAGACACTGCCTTGCATTATAGACCTCTTTTCTTTACACCTGGACCACTCCCTTCCACAGCTGCTTCAGTCACTGACCACATCTTTGAAGCCATATACAATATTCCACATATATTTACTCACATGCTTTCTTTGATTAGGATTATTATCCTTATCTCGTATCTGGGGTCCAGATCGATCCCTCTGCAACATGATGAGTTGTCCTGCTAAGTTTAACATAATACTTTCAGCCTCACAAGCCTAAGGATAGAAGAGTATTATGCAAATTATTCAAGCTTTTTGAATGCATCGTTTTACCCATAACAATACAAACCCAGAATAAAAAGAGTAAATCAACTGCAATGCAGTGCAGAGATGACTAACAACCAAATTCAGTGCAGAAGG
The DNA window shown above is from Phalacrocorax aristotelis chromosome Z, bGulAri2.1, whole genome shotgun sequence and carries:
- the RIC1 gene encoding guanine nucleotide exchange factor subunit RIC1 isoform X3, whose translation is MYFLSGWPKRLLCPLESPEQPLHIQTDPQRAFFAVLSPSQLSIWYCRPSVLIVSYKEPSKAASQFGPYKQAEWRPDSTMIAVSTANGYILFFEIPSARDKYLYEPMYPKGSPHLKGTPHYKEEQCAPSLNLEMKKVLDLQASITSLQSMLEDLLVATADGFLHLVHWDGVTNGRKAINLCTVPFSVDLQSSRAGSFLGFEDVYIRDMEYCATLDGFAVVFNDGRVGFIAPMSSRFTAELHGVWAQDIIDGTCVAVNNKYRLMAFGCANGSVQVYTIDTTTGAMQFSHKLELTPKQYPDIWNKTGPVKLIRWSPDSCVVMVTWECGGLSLWSVFGAQLICTLGGDFAYQSDGTKKDPLKISSMTWGSEGYHLWVIDGNSSSNMKLERDGNNEARQFGILQFHFIKSALTVNPCMSNQEQVLLQGEDRLYLNCGDATQAQSSRNPSSHSEHKPTRERGPISDGSLDSQGLSTLLGHRHWHVVQIHSTYLESNWPIRFSAIDKVGQNVAVVGKCGFAHYSLLTKKWKLFGNITQEQNMMVTGGLAWWNDFIVLACYNLNDHQEELRIYLRTSNLDNAFAHITKVQADTLLLSVFRDIVILFRADCSICLYSIERRPEGLNPTASIQVLQEVSMSRYIPHPFLVVSVTLTSVRTETGITLKMPQQACEAESIMLNLAGQLIMLQRDRSGPQIRDKDNNPNQRKHLPFCAPVVLAQSVENVWTTCRINKQKRHLLEALWLSCGGAGMKVWLPLFPRDHRKPHSFLSRRIMLPFHINIYPLAVLFEDALVLGAVNDTVLYDCLYTQTSAREHLEVLFPFSIVERTSQIYLHHILRQLLVRNLGEQALLLAHSCATLPYFPHVLELMLHEVLEEEATSREPIPDPLLPTVAKFITEFPLFLQTVVHCARKTEYALWNYLFAAVGNPKDLFEECLMAQDLDTAASYLIILQNMEVPAVSRQHATLLFNTALEQGKWDLCRHMIRFLKAIGSGETDTPPATPTTQEPSSSSGFEFFRHRSISLSQSAENLHSKFNLTKTLSMPSGPSGKRWSKDSDCAENMYIDMMLWRHARRLLEEIKLKDLGCFAAQLGFELISWLCKERARAARVEDFVFALKKLHKDFLWPLPVMPASSINSPFKNGKYKTAVGEQLLKSQSADTFVNMEMDTRVSNTPRSRSWLGTISSSQREIDTVSSHGPHMQDAFLSPLLSKGDECSIGSATDLTETSSMVDGDWTMVDENFSSQSLTQSELEHISLELASKGPHKSQVQLRYLLHIFMEAGCLDWCVIIGLILRESSVINQVFSIMQSSDVDGEICQNIKAGLYAVDKWASTDCPGYKPFLNIIKPQIQKLSEIAEEQVQPEAFQPVNPSKVTEQVNPRTEESRTSSSHSTNPQSDAGNSNVSRHEEDESKKEVEDSFQEGSYDCIVS
- the RIC1 gene encoding guanine nucleotide exchange factor subunit RIC1 isoform X2, with the translated sequence MYFLSGWPKRLLCPLESPEQPLHIQTDPQRAFFAVLSPSQLSIWYCRPSVLIVSYKEPSKAASQFGPYKQAEWRPDSTMIAVSTANGYILFFEIPSARDKYLYEPMYPKGSPHLKGTPHYKEEQCAPSLNLEMKKVLDLQASITSLQSMLEDLLVATADGFLHLVHWDGVTNGRKAINLCTVPFSVDLQSSRGSFLGFEDVYIRDMEYCATLDGFAVVFNDGRVGFIAPMSSRFTAEQLHGVWAQDIIDGTCVAVNNKYRLMAFGCANGSVQVYTIDTTTGAMQFSHKLELTPKQYPDIWNKTGPVKLIRWSPDSCVVMVTWECGGLSLWSVFGAQLICTLGGDFAYQSDGTKKDPLKISSMTWGSEGYHLWVIDGNSSSNMKLERDGNNEARQFGILQFHFIKSALTVNPCMSNQEQVLLQGEDRLYLNCGDATQAQSSRNPSSHSEHKPTRERGPISDGSLDSQGLSTLLGHRHWHVVQIHSTYLESNWPIRFSAIDKVGQNVAVVGKCGFAHYSLLTKKWKLFGNITQEQNMMVTGGLAWWNDFIVLACYNLNDHQEELRIYLRTSNLDNAFAHITKVQADTLLLSVFRDIVILFRADCSICLYSIERRPEGLNPTASIQVLQEVSMSRYIPHPFLVVSVTLTSVRTETGITLKMPQQACEAESIMLNLAGQLIMLQRDRSGPQIRDKDNNPNQRKHLPFCAPVVLAQSVENVWTTCRINKQKRHLLEALWLSCGGAGMKVWLPLFPRDHRKPHSFLSRRIMLPFHINIYPLAVLFEDALVLGAVNDTVLYDCLYTQTSAREHLEVLFPFSIVERTSQIYLHHILRQLLVRNLGEQALLLAHSCATLPYFPHVLELMLHEVLEEEATSREPIPDPLLPTVAKFITEFPLFLQTVVHCARKTEYALWNYLFAAVGNPKDLFEECLMAQDLDTAASYLIILQNMEVPAVSRQHATLLFNTALEQGKWDLCRHMIRFLKAIGSGETDTPPATPTTQEPSSSSGFEFFRHRSISLSQSAENLHSKFNLTKTLSMPSGPSGKRWSKDSDCAENMYIDMMLWRHARRLLEEIKLKDLGCFAAQLGFELISWLCKERARAARVEDFVFALKKLHKDFLWPLPVMPASSINSPFKNGKYKTAVGEQLLKSQSADTFVNMEMDTRVSNTPRSRSWLGTISSSQREIDTVSSHGPHMQDAFLSPLLSKGDECSIGSATDLTETSSMVDGDWTMVDENFSSQSLTQSELEHISLELASKGPHKSQVQLRYLLHIFMEAGCLDWCVIIGLILRESSVINQVFSIMQSSDVDGEICQNIKAGLYAVDKWASTDCPGYKPFLNIIKPQIQKLSEIAEEQVQPEAFQPVNPSKVTEQVNPRTEESRTSSSHSTNPQSDAGNSNVSRHEEDESKKEVEDSFQEGSYDCIVS
- the RIC1 gene encoding guanine nucleotide exchange factor subunit RIC1 isoform X1, coding for MYFLSGWPKRLLCPLESPEQPLHIQTDPQRAFFAVLSPSQLSIWYCRPSVLIVSYKEPSKAASQFGPYKQAEWRPDSTMIAVSTANGYILFFEIPSARDKYLYEPMYPKGSPHLKGTPHYKEEQCAPSLNLEMKKVLDLQASITSLQSMLEDLLVATADGFLHLVHWDGVTNGRKAINLCTVPFSVDLQSSRAGSFLGFEDVYIRDMEYCATLDGFAVVFNDGRVGFIAPMSSRFTAEQLHGVWAQDIIDGTCVAVNNKYRLMAFGCANGSVQVYTIDTTTGAMQFSHKLELTPKQYPDIWNKTGPVKLIRWSPDSCVVMVTWECGGLSLWSVFGAQLICTLGGDFAYQSDGTKKDPLKISSMTWGSEGYHLWVIDGNSSSNMKLERDGNNEARQFGILQFHFIKSALTVNPCMSNQEQVLLQGEDRLYLNCGDATQAQSSRNPSSHSEHKPTRERGPISDGSLDSQGLSTLLGHRHWHVVQIHSTYLESNWPIRFSAIDKVGQNVAVVGKCGFAHYSLLTKKWKLFGNITQEQNMMVTGGLAWWNDFIVLACYNLNDHQEELRIYLRTSNLDNAFAHITKVQADTLLLSVFRDIVILFRADCSICLYSIERRPEGLNPTASIQVLQEVSMSRYIPHPFLVVSVTLTSVRTETGITLKMPQQACEAESIMLNLAGQLIMLQRDRSGPQIRDKDNNPNQRKHLPFCAPVVLAQSVENVWTTCRINKQKRHLLEALWLSCGGAGMKVWLPLFPRDHRKPHSFLSRRIMLPFHINIYPLAVLFEDALVLGAVNDTVLYDCLYTQTSAREHLEVLFPFSIVERTSQIYLHHILRQLLVRNLGEQALLLAHSCATLPYFPHVLELMLHEVLEEEATSREPIPDPLLPTVAKFITEFPLFLQTVVHCARKTEYALWNYLFAAVGNPKDLFEECLMAQDLDTAASYLIILQNMEVPAVSRQHATLLFNTALEQGKWDLCRHMIRFLKAIGSGETDTPPATPTTQEPSSSSGFEFFRHRSISLSQSAENLHSKFNLTKTLSMPSGPSGKRWSKDSDCAENMYIDMMLWRHARRLLEEIKLKDLGCFAAQLGFELISWLCKERARAARVEDFVFALKKLHKDFLWPLPVMPASSINSPFKNGKYKTAVGEQLLKSQSADTFVNMEMDTRVSNTPRSRSWLGTISSSQREIDTVSSHGPHMQDAFLSPLLSKGDECSIGSATDLTETSSMVDGDWTMVDENFSSQSLTQSELEHISLELASKGPHKSQVQLRYLLHIFMEAGCLDWCVIIGLILRESSVINQVFSIMQSSDVDGEICQNIKAGLYAVDKWASTDCPGYKPFLNIIKPQIQKLSEIAEEQVQPEAFQPVNPSKVTEQVNPRTEESRTSSSHSTNPQSDAGNSNVSRHEEDESKKEVEDSFQEGSYDCIVS